In a genomic window of Streptomyces koelreuteriae:
- a CDS encoding DUF427 domain-containing protein translates to MTIRPAHTAAPTIRTTPEGLLWEPSDRWVRGRKGDVTVVDSRHPVLVWEPHLPVPQYVFPRADVRTDLLRPAENPPTGKHTGSRIFYDLDAEGEVRSNAAWTFPADDLAGHIAFEWFLRTDTGLDHWYEEDEEIFIHPRDPHKRVDALPSSRHVQVEIDGQLVADTRDPVLLFETSLPTRYYLPREDVRLDLFDATDHSTGCPYKGTAEYWSWRGESEVPPNILWSYAAPLPAVAAVQGRVAFFNEAVDITLDGERMDRPDTPFSRMLRRESRS, encoded by the coding sequence ATGACCATCCGCCCGGCCCACACCGCCGCCCCGACGATCAGGACCACCCCCGAAGGCCTTCTCTGGGAGCCCAGCGACCGCTGGGTGCGCGGCCGCAAGGGCGACGTCACCGTCGTCGACAGCCGGCACCCCGTGCTCGTCTGGGAACCCCATCTGCCGGTGCCGCAGTACGTCTTCCCGCGCGCCGACGTCCGCACCGACCTCCTGCGCCCGGCGGAGAACCCGCCCACCGGCAAACACACCGGCTCCCGGATCTTCTACGACCTCGACGCGGAGGGCGAGGTGCGCTCCAACGCGGCCTGGACGTTCCCCGCCGACGACCTGGCCGGTCACATCGCCTTCGAGTGGTTCCTGCGCACCGACACCGGCCTCGACCACTGGTACGAGGAGGACGAGGAGATCTTCATCCACCCCCGTGACCCGCACAAACGCGTGGACGCTCTGCCGAGCAGCCGCCATGTCCAGGTCGAGATCGACGGGCAGCTCGTCGCGGACACCCGGGACCCCGTCCTGCTCTTCGAGACCTCCCTGCCGACCCGCTACTACCTCCCCCGCGAGGACGTCCGCCTCGACCTGTTCGACGCCACCGACCACAGCACCGGCTGCCCCTACAAGGGCACCGCCGAGTACTGGTCCTGGCGCGGCGAGAGCGAGGTGCCGCCCAACATCCTCTGGAGCTACGCCGCCCCGCTGCCCGCGGTGGCGGCGGTCCAGGGGCGCGTCGCCTTCTTCAACGAGGCCGTGGACATCACGCTGGACGGCGAGCGCATGGACCGCCCGGACACGCCGTTCAGCCGGATGCTGCGCAGGGAGAGCCGCTCCTAG
- a CDS encoding GntR family transcriptional regulator — protein sequence MAKTGDRARSTAAPALSSLDFALDRGSPVPLYHQLAQQLEAAIEHGVLIPGNLLGNEVDLSVRLGLSRPTVRQAIQSLVDKGLLVRRRGVGTQVVHSQVKRPLELSSLYDDLEEAGQGPTTEVVRNEVVPASCDVAAALGVAEGSEVTALERLRRTHGQPVALLCNFLPSALLDLDSARLESTGLYRMMRTAGITLHSARQTVGARAATAEEAARLDEREGAALLTMQRTAYDDTGRPVEYGTHIYRASRYTFDFQLLVRP from the coding sequence ATGGCGAAGACCGGTGACCGGGCCCGCAGCACGGCCGCCCCGGCACTCAGCTCACTGGACTTCGCCCTGGACCGGGGCAGTCCCGTGCCGCTGTACCACCAACTCGCGCAGCAGCTGGAGGCGGCGATCGAGCACGGGGTCCTCATCCCGGGCAACCTCCTGGGCAACGAGGTGGACCTCTCGGTGCGCCTCGGCCTGTCCCGCCCCACCGTCCGCCAGGCCATCCAGTCCCTCGTCGACAAGGGGCTGCTGGTCCGGCGGCGCGGGGTGGGTACGCAGGTGGTGCACAGCCAGGTCAAGCGCCCGCTGGAGCTGAGCAGCCTCTACGACGACCTGGAGGAGGCCGGGCAGGGGCCGACCACCGAGGTCGTGCGCAACGAGGTCGTTCCGGCGTCCTGCGATGTCGCGGCCGCGCTCGGTGTCGCCGAGGGCAGCGAGGTCACCGCCCTGGAACGGCTGCGCCGCACCCACGGCCAGCCAGTCGCCCTGCTGTGCAACTTCCTGCCGTCCGCCCTGCTGGACCTCGACAGCGCCCGTCTGGAGTCGACGGGCCTGTACCGGATGATGCGCACGGCCGGCATCACCCTGCACAGCGCCCGCCAGACCGTCGGCGCCCGCGCCGCCACCGCCGAGGAGGCCGCCCGCCTGGACGAGCGGGAGGGCGCGGCCCTGCTCACCATGCAGCGAACGGCGTACGACGACACCGGGCGCCCGGTCGAGTACGGGACGCACATCTACCGGGCGTCGCGCTACACCTTCGACTTCCAGCTGCTGGTGAGGCCCTGA